One window of the Emcibacter sp. genome contains the following:
- the ptsN gene encoding PTS IIA-like nitrogen regulatory protein PtsN: MDIADLINLETIIPDMKATSKKQILQELATKAEKVLNRPSHEIVDVLVERERLGTTGVGHGVAIPHGKIPGLDRLYGIFARLAQPVDYDSLDGEPVDLIFMLLAPETAGADHLKALAKVSRLLRDKTTCEKLRGSEGGDAIHAILTSTSKNSNAA, from the coding sequence ATGGATATTGCTGATTTGATTAATCTGGAAACTATAATTCCGGATATGAAAGCGACAAGCAAAAAGCAGATTTTGCAGGAGCTCGCAACCAAGGCAGAAAAAGTTCTGAACCGGCCAAGCCACGAGATCGTAGATGTTCTTGTGGAACGCGAACGGCTCGGCACCACAGGTGTAGGACATGGCGTTGCCATTCCCCATGGAAAAATCCCCGGCCTGGACCGGCTGTACGGCATCTTTGCCCGGCTGGCCCAACCTGTGGATTATGATTCCCTGGACGGAGAGCCCGTTGACCTGATTTTCATGCTGTTGGCACCGGAAACCGCCGGGGCGGATCACCTGAAGGCCCTGGCCAAGGTATCCCGCCTGCTGCGCGACAAAACGACCTGTGAAAAACTTCGGGGGTCTGAAGGTGGCGACGCCATTCATGCCATCCTGACGTCCACGAGCAAGAATTCAAACGCCGCCTGA
- the hpf gene encoding ribosome hibernation-promoting factor, HPF/YfiA family, with translation MRIVVTGKQIDIGDSLRSHVEANLDGSVNKYFDQPIDGTVTFSKDAHLFRADCHVHLGHGVDMQTHGEATDIYAAFDSAADRMEKRLRRYKRRLTNHHSQRVNGQSMIPAQYNVLAAEDEGAEETEDAQPAIVAETETYIPEVTVSEAVMRLDLGNLQTLMFRNSGHGRMNVVYRRADGNIGWIDPKEE, from the coding sequence ATGAGAATCGTTGTTACCGGAAAACAGATTGATATTGGTGACTCACTTCGCAGCCATGTTGAAGCCAACCTGGACGGAAGTGTAAACAAATATTTCGATCAACCCATTGACGGGACCGTAACCTTTTCGAAGGATGCACATTTGTTTCGGGCAGATTGCCATGTCCATCTTGGCCACGGGGTCGACATGCAGACTCATGGTGAAGCGACGGATATTTATGCCGCCTTTGATTCAGCCGCAGACCGCATGGAAAAAAGATTGCGCAGATACAAACGACGTCTGACCAATCATCACAGCCAGCGTGTTAACGGCCAGTCCATGATACCGGCCCAGTATAATGTACTGGCCGCCGAAGACGAAGGTGCCGAAGAAACTGAAGACGCTCAGCCCGCAATTGTGGCGGAAACGGAAACATATATTCCGGAAGTGACTGTCAGTGAAGCCGTTATGAGGCTCGATCTTGGAAACCTTCAAACGCTTATGTTCCGGAATTCCGGTCATGGGCGCATGAATGTGGTCTACCGCCGCGCAGATGGAAACATCGGGTGGATAGATCCGAAAGAGGAATAA
- the rpoN gene encoding RNA polymerase factor sigma-54: MALTPRLELKQSQSLVMTPQLQQAIRLLQYSNMELVDFVIEEVEKNPLLEIGESSDQSPTQAEKDANERESNTSDTESMASSDELLSKDNMQSGETDTPLDTDYENVFNNDTASDEPLSNYSDSLSISGSGMSGGGGSFEDMEYSLEQRLGESTTLRDHLEDQLNMIVLPPNDKLILQYLIGMLDEAGYLGEDIGLIAEQFACSTGEIERVLAIAQTFDPIGVFARNLSECLKIQLRELDRLDPAMETLLDNLELLAKRDYNALKRLCRIDTEDLRDMIEEIQALNPRPGALFGGEVVQTVVPDVFIRKNPKGVWYVELNSETLPKVLLNNRYHAEVRGQTRNREDKEYLAECMASANWLVKALDQRARTILKVSSELVRQQSEFFEKGIKFLRPLNLKTIAEAIDMHESTVSRVTANKYIATNRGIFEMKYFFTTAISAMEDGDSHSAEAVKHSIKALIDEENPKKILSDDKLVELLKSEGIDIARRTVAKYREALNIPSSIQRRRMKNSAL; encoded by the coding sequence ATGGCTTTAACGCCACGCTTGGAACTCAAACAATCGCAATCGCTGGTCATGACGCCCCAGCTGCAGCAGGCTATCCGCCTGTTGCAGTATTCCAACATGGAGCTGGTTGATTTTGTGATTGAGGAAGTGGAAAAAAACCCGCTTCTCGAGATTGGCGAGTCCAGCGACCAGTCCCCGACCCAGGCCGAAAAAGACGCGAATGAGCGGGAGAGCAATACGAGCGATACCGAGTCTATGGCAAGCTCCGACGAATTACTGTCCAAGGACAATATGCAGAGCGGAGAGACAGATACACCGCTCGATACCGACTATGAGAATGTGTTCAACAATGACACCGCCTCGGATGAACCCTTGTCGAACTATTCCGACAGCCTGAGCATCAGCGGCAGCGGCATGTCCGGCGGTGGCGGCAGCTTTGAAGACATGGAGTATTCCCTTGAGCAAAGACTTGGGGAAAGCACCACATTGCGGGATCACCTCGAAGACCAGCTCAACATGATTGTCCTGCCGCCCAACGACAAACTGATCCTGCAATATCTTATCGGCATGCTGGATGAAGCCGGATATCTGGGTGAGGACATTGGCCTGATCGCCGAGCAGTTTGCCTGCAGCACCGGGGAAATCGAGAGAGTTCTGGCCATTGCCCAGACCTTTGATCCGATCGGTGTTTTTGCCCGCAACCTGTCGGAATGCCTGAAAATCCAGCTACGGGAACTGGACCGGCTTGATCCGGCAATGGAAACGCTTCTGGATAACCTGGAGCTTCTGGCCAAACGGGACTATAATGCCCTGAAACGGCTCTGCCGGATCGATACGGAAGATCTGCGGGACATGATTGAGGAAATCCAGGCCCTGAACCCGAGACCCGGCGCCCTGTTCGGCGGCGAAGTGGTTCAGACGGTGGTGCCCGATGTATTCATCCGTAAAAACCCGAAAGGCGTCTGGTACGTGGAACTGAACAGTGAAACCCTGCCAAAGGTTCTCCTGAACAACAGGTATCATGCCGAAGTCAGGGGACAGACCCGCAACCGGGAAGACAAGGAATATCTGGCCGAATGCATGGCGTCGGCAAACTGGCTTGTCAAGGCGCTGGATCAACGCGCCAGAACTATTCTCAAGGTATCAAGTGAACTGGTGCGGCAGCAAAGTGAATTCTTTGAAAAAGGAATTAAATTCCTGCGCCCGCTGAATTTGAAAACCATTGCGGAAGCAATTGACATGCACGAAAGCACCGTGAGTCGGGTGACCGCCAACAAATATATCGCCACCAACCGCGGTATATTCGAAATGAAGTATTTTTTCACCACCGCCATTTCCGCTATGGAGGATGGTGATTCCCATTCTGCCGAAGCCGTCAAACATTCAATCAAGGCCCTGATAGATGAGGAAAATCCCAAAAAAATCCTCTCAGATGATAAACTTGTAGAATTATTGAAGTCAGAAGGCATTGATATTGCAAGAAGAACAGTAGCAAAATATCGCGAGGCCCTGAATATTCCTTCTTCTATTCAGCGGCGCCGAATGAAGAATTCCGCCCTGTGA
- the lptB gene encoding LPS export ABC transporter ATP-binding protein, which produces MDQNITPISGQSTVTPATLQEEGLVIDCIEKKYRKKTVLRGVSLEVHKGEVVGLLGPNGAGKTTCFYTITGLIEPDAGRIVLDGHDITRMPMYRRARLGIGYLPQEASIFRGMTVEENIWSVLEISESNENKRLEMLEELLSEFSIQHIRQSPALALSGGERRRVEIARALATRPSFMLLDEPFAGIDPIAIADIRDLVSHLKDRGIGVLITDHNVRETLDIIDRAYIIHDGNVLMTGTPKEIVANEDVRRVYLGDRFSL; this is translated from the coding sequence ATGGATCAGAATATTACGCCAATATCCGGACAGTCCACTGTTACACCGGCCACTCTGCAGGAAGAGGGACTGGTCATTGATTGCATTGAAAAGAAATATCGCAAGAAAACAGTGCTGCGCGGCGTCAGTCTTGAAGTTCACAAAGGCGAGGTTGTCGGCCTTCTCGGCCCCAATGGCGCCGGAAAAACCACATGCTTCTACACCATCACCGGACTGATCGAGCCGGACGCCGGGCGAATTGTCCTCGATGGCCATGACATCACCCGTATGCCCATGTACCGGCGCGCCCGGCTGGGCATCGGATATCTGCCACAGGAAGCCTCCATCTTCCGGGGTATGACGGTGGAAGAAAATATCTGGTCGGTTCTGGAAATTTCCGAATCCAACGAAAACAAACGGCTCGAAATGCTGGAAGAACTGCTCAGCGAGTTTTCCATCCAGCATATCCGTCAATCCCCTGCTCTGGCCCTGTCCGGTGGGGAACGGCGACGGGTAGAGATAGCCCGGGCTCTGGCCACCCGTCCCAGTTTTATGCTGCTGGACGAACCGTTTGCCGGTATTGACCCGATTGCCATCGCCGACATCCGTGACCTGGTGTCACACCTGAAGGACCGGGGCATCGGGGTGCTGATCACCGATCATAACGTCCGGGAAACCCTGGATATCATTGACCGCGCTTATATTATTCATGATGGAAACGTCCTGATGACAGGCACACCAAAGGAAATTGTCGCCAATGAAGACGTTCGTCGTGTATATTTGGGTGACAGATTCAGTCTGTAA
- a CDS encoding LptA/OstA family protein, which translates to MMTNTSPDRLYGRKSFRKLSLAISALLLMICAQPALSQISALKDHDVKEPVDISADKLEVRQKENIAVFVGNVQVVQGDMTMTSDRINVYYEAGEEKELSSSITRLDAAGNVRVKSPTEEITSSWAVYDLSEGIITLGDRVVLKTEDGVLKGKKLRLNLDSGVISIEGQDGKDRVKGQFTVPDK; encoded by the coding sequence ATGATGACTAACACTTCCCCTGATCGACTATATGGCCGCAAGAGCTTCAGAAAACTGTCCCTGGCGATATCCGCCCTGTTACTGATGATCTGTGCTCAGCCGGCGCTGTCACAGATTTCGGCGCTCAAGGACCATGACGTCAAGGAACCTGTGGATATCAGTGCCGACAAGCTGGAGGTGCGGCAGAAGGAAAATATCGCGGTTTTCGTCGGCAACGTGCAGGTCGTCCAGGGGGACATGACCATGACCTCCGACCGGATCAATGTCTATTACGAAGCCGGCGAGGAAAAGGAACTGTCCTCTTCCATAACCCGGCTTGACGCCGCCGGCAATGTCAGGGTCAAGTCACCGACCGAGGAAATCACCAGCAGCTGGGCGGTCTATGACCTTTCGGAAGGTATTATTACCCTGGGCGACCGGGTGGTCCTGAAAACCGAAGACGGCGTTCTCAAAGGCAAAAAGCTGCGCCTGAACCTGGATAGCGGCGTCATCAGCATCGAGGGACAGGACGGAAAAGACCGGGTCAAAGGCCAGTTTACGGTACCGGACAAATAA
- the lptC gene encoding LPS export ABC transporter periplasmic protein LptC: MSEKKDNHGELQGGSHAEHLENLIPRSSQSFEESQKQVEFIAILKKSFPVLTVIFLVALVLWPVFSTKEGSFTLAIDRLEKRDETAKLIKPRYEGKDRYNNPVRISAESAFRKTNDAKDYNFRNLLAEMYLKSGDRMTVEARSGILDVSDQKMLLDDEIVIQSETGFNLTASKAEFLINDKLASGHDGVKGSAPFGAFSSTSFQVNVDDETIFLQGDVKMHIDPQKPIETPDLSPENNN, encoded by the coding sequence ATGAGTGAAAAGAAGGATAACCACGGCGAACTACAGGGCGGCAGCCATGCCGAACATCTGGAAAACCTGATTCCCAGAAGCAGCCAGAGCTTTGAGGAAAGTCAGAAACAAGTGGAATTTATTGCCATCCTGAAAAAATCCTTCCCCGTCCTGACGGTTATATTCCTGGTCGCCCTGGTCCTGTGGCCGGTCTTCAGCACCAAGGAAGGCAGCTTCACCCTGGCCATCGACCGGCTGGAAAAACGGGATGAAACCGCAAAACTGATCAAGCCCCGCTATGAAGGCAAGGACCGCTACAATAACCCGGTCCGGATCTCGGCGGAAAGTGCCTTTCGGAAAACCAACGATGCCAAGGACTATAATTTCCGCAACCTGCTGGCGGAAATGTATCTGAAATCCGGTGACCGGATGACGGTAGAGGCCCGGTCAGGCATATTGGACGTTTCGGACCAAAAAATGCTGCTGGATGATGAAATCGTCATCCAGTCGGAAACGGGATTCAACCTGACGGCAAGCAAGGCCGAATTCCTGATCAATGACAAACTGGCAAGCGGTCACGACGGCGTAAAGGGGTCAGCCCCGTTCGGCGCTTTCAGTTCCACCTCTTTCCAGGTTAATGTGGATGACGAAACCATTTTCCTCCAGGGCGATGTGAAAATGCATATTGATCCGCAAAAACCGATTGAAACACCGGACCTCTCCCCCGAGAATAACAATTAA
- a CDS encoding ribonuclease D, whose protein sequence is MTVKLYHGDLPDDIKFSGPVAVDTETLGLKPHRDRLCLVQLSGGDGNAILVQIAQNQASAPNLKKLMEDASNIKIFHFARFDVAVLKHYLDINVRPVYCTKIASKLVRTYTDRHGLRDICKELLQVDLSKQQQSSNWGADELSQAQQEYAASDVLHLHRLMSRLDVMLERAGRRELARKCFEFLPTRAELDLAGWDDTDIFAHS, encoded by the coding sequence ATGACAGTAAAATTGTATCACGGGGACCTGCCCGACGACATAAAATTTTCCGGACCGGTGGCGGTCGATACTGAGACCCTCGGCCTGAAACCACACCGGGACCGGCTGTGCCTTGTACAGTTATCCGGTGGTGACGGCAACGCCATCCTGGTTCAGATCGCCCAGAACCAGGCCAGCGCCCCCAACCTGAAAAAACTGATGGAAGATGCCAGCAATATCAAAATTTTCCATTTTGCCCGCTTTGACGTGGCCGTCCTCAAACATTATCTGGATATCAATGTAAGGCCGGTCTATTGTACCAAGATCGCCTCCAAACTTGTGCGCACCTACACAGACCGGCACGGGCTCAGGGATATCTGCAAGGAACTGCTGCAGGTGGACCTTTCCAAACAGCAGCAGAGTTCCAACTGGGGCGCCGACGAGTTGAGCCAGGCCCAGCAGGAATATGCCGCCTCCGACGTGCTGCATCTGCACCGGCTGATGAGCCGGCTGGATGTGATGCTGGAACGGGCCGGGCGACGGGAACTGGCGCGGAAATGTTTTGAATTCCTGCCGACACGGGCTGAACTTGATCTGGCGGGCTGGGATGATACCGATATATTCGCCCACAGTTGA
- the def gene encoding peptide deformylase: MPALKLIYAPDPIFRQKAAPVDRVDDEIRQMSSDMFEVLYREQGVGLGANMVGLLKRLIVIDLQEGGVKQPIAMVNPEIVEKSEELQAFEEGSLSYPGISAEITRPKNITVTYLDEQGAAQTLEAEGWLATVIQHEVDYLDGVVFLDYLSPVKRNMLLKKMKKYRKQMGI, translated from the coding sequence ATGCCCGCCTTGAAACTCATCTATGCACCCGATCCCATATTCCGCCAAAAAGCCGCCCCGGTGGACCGGGTGGACGATGAAATCCGCCAGATGTCGTCGGACATGTTCGAGGTCCTTTATCGGGAGCAGGGCGTCGGCCTCGGCGCCAATATGGTGGGACTTCTCAAGCGTCTGATCGTCATTGACCTGCAGGAAGGCGGCGTGAAGCAGCCCATCGCCATGGTCAATCCGGAGATTGTTGAAAAATCGGAGGAGCTGCAGGCTTTTGAGGAGGGCTCATTGAGCTATCCCGGCATCTCCGCCGAAATCACCCGCCCGAAAAACATCACCGTTACTTATCTGGACGAGCAGGGGGCGGCGCAGACACTCGAGGCTGAAGGCTGGCTCGCCACCGTGATCCAGCACGAGGTGGATTACCTCGACGGTGTGGTCTTTCTCGATTACCTGTCGCCGGTCAAACGCAACATGCTGCTCAAGAAGATGAAGAAATACCGCAAGCAGATGGGGATCTAG